Genomic DNA from Podospora pseudoanserina strain CBS 124.78 chromosome 4, whole genome shotgun sequence:
TCCCGTAGGGGCATGTTAACCTACTTTAAAGTATCCTCAATTATCTTGTGGCAAGGGTGGCTGTTTATGGTGCCTGAGTAAGTCCGGTTTTGGAGTTGCAGCGGGCATGGGCGATCGACAAGACCTTAGCAGAGAGAGGGTTTGAGGGATATCTCACATGCCAATTGGGCtatttttgtttcttccCCAGAGTTTCTTACTACCCCGTAATTATGGAATCCATGGAGATTCTTTTTTTGAAGAgacaaaccaaaaaaaaagttggggAACCGGGGATTGCCCAGGCGGCGGAAAACATCTTGCATGTGAAAGGAGCTGGATGCATCAGAGGAAAACGCACCCCGGGTCGCACTAGGCCGTATTTGGCTATGCCTCGGCCTTTTTCTGACATCACCTGGACCCGCGGCTGGCCACGGAGCACACGGCAGCGAAACCTCGCCTCACGCGGGCGCCGTGGGTGGACAGTTTCGCTGTGGAATGCGCTTTTCGACCTTGGCTGTTGTGTTCAGCGAGGGAAACAACCGCTACTCCGAGGTATCTTTTTGAATTATaaccatctccaacccccgcccccgtccATCCGTTTCTCTGTTTGTCGTGCCACTACCTTTTAAAAACTATCCTTCCCTTCTCTTTGTTGTGCCCTACAACTTCTGACCCTGTATAACTCCTTGTTCCACCACTTTTCCAAGTCCCTTGGCTCGTTACAAGATCCACAAACCGCAACAATGGGTGGTGAGTAGACTTCCTACCGATGACCGGCGCGTGACGGCTGACATTCCGTGGTGAAGCTCTCGACAGACTTTCTCAGCTGGGCAACCAGATCTCCGGCGGCGCCTCCGCAGGCGGCAAGGCCAAGCTCCTGGAGAAGAACCCCGATGATGTGAGTTTGACCTGGACACATGACAACCGCGGCGCATAACTGACATACCTTGTTCAACAGATTGTCGTTACCGCTGCCCTCCGGACGGCCATCACAAGAGGTGGAAAGGGTAGCTTCAAGGACacagccgccgccgacctGATGGCTGGTGCCCTCAAGTCCATCATCGAGCGCTCCAAGATCAACCCCGCCCTGGTCGAGGATATCGTTGTCGGCACCGTCCTCGCCCCCGGTGGTGGCGCCACCGAGATGCGCGCTGCCGCTCTCGTTGCCGGCTTCCCCGACTCCACCGCCGTCCACACCCTCAACCGCCAGTGCTCTTCCGGTCTCCAGGCCTGCGTTGATATTGCCAACGCCATCCGCTCCGGCCAGATCGAGGTCGGCATCGGCGCCGGTGTCGAGTCCATGTCCACTCAGTATGGCCCCGGCGCCGTGACCGAGTTCTCCGAGCTCCTCGAGAGCCACCCCGAGGCTGCCAACTGCAAGGTCCCCATGGGTGTCCTCTCTGAGCAgatggccaaggccaagggcgTCACCCGTGCCGTCCAGGATCAGTTCGCTGCTGCCTCCTTCCAGAAGGCCGTCAAGGCCCAGAAGGCTGGTCTCTTCAAGGAGGAGATCGCTCCCCTCAAGGTCAAGTACGAGGACCCCAAGTCCGGCGAGACCAAGGAGATTGTCGTCGACAAGGACGATGGCATCCGCGAGGGTGTCACCGTCGAGTCCCTCGGCAAGATCCGTGCTGCCTTCGCCAAGGACGGCAGCATCCATGCCGGCAACGCCTCCCAGGTTTCCgacggtgccgccgccgttctcCTCATGAAGCGCTCCACCGCCGAGAAGCTCGGCCAGACCATCCTCGGCAAGTACGTCAACGCTTCCATCGTTGGTGTGCCCCCTCTTCTCATGGGTCTCGGCCCCTGGAAGGCCATCCCCAAGGTGTTCGAGCTCACTGGCATCACCAAGGAGGACGTTGACATCTTTGAGATCAACGAGGCTTTCGCCTCTCAGTGCCTCTTCTGCGCCAACGAGCTTGGCATCCCTGCTGAGAAGATCAACCCCAAGGGTGGTGCCATTGCTTTCGGCCACCCTCTCGGCTGCACCGGTGCCAGACAGGTGTCCACTCTCCTCTATGAGCTCAAGAGGACAAACCAGAAGATTGGTGTCACTTCCATGTGCATTGGTACTGGTATGGGTATGGCTGCTGTCTGGGTTGCCGAGtaagtggaagaaggaaaggATTGAACAAAAATCATCATTCATTTTTGGTTTGGCAAGCGAAATCATTTTGGGCATTTTTCATGatattttttttcctttttgtaTTACTCGATTAATGAGAGGAGGCCGTTGTGTCGTCACGTTCGTCTGGCTGTGTAACTGTAGAGGGCAATTTCAAAGGAACAGGGAACAGAGTTGGTTATACCTTAGGTAGCTACAGTATTGGAGAGGCAAGAGTTCAACTGTGTGCTTCCACAAATACACACAGTTACAAGGCATTATCTTTTGGAGCGTTGTTTTTTCTGCATGTGAATTTATCAGGAGCAAGTTCATTGGCCTCGAGAAGTCGAGAAGTAACTGACAGAATGGTGGATAATTACTGTGTGGGGTAGGAGACGTAGTGGGGATGGCTTGAAAGCTGGCCAATCAGAAACCTTGTATTGTTCTGGGGTGCCGTCACCGCTCTGGGGGATGCGAGTCCTCTTTCTCAATCGGAATTACTAGAAGGCCAGTCCAGTCGCTTCCGGACCTTTTCGTGGAGTTCAATATCTCCATTTGTCTAGTAGTTTTCAACCTCGACATTTCTGCAGCGTTCACGGAAAACCCATCAAATCCTCGGCATCGATTTATATCCTGGTACCCTCCAGTTCTCAAAGCTTCCCGGTCCTGCGGTTCACGGTGCAAGGTCTAGGATTCTCGGCGTTCGATTGGTTACACGCCCCGATATTCACGATTCGATATTCGAGACAAATCCGATTACGGTTTTTGCGAGCCCTGCAAGTTTCGAAACCCTGCATACTCCCCCGTTACTCGTACTCCGGTGCTCTATGACGAATTGaaggttggagggggagaaatATACATTGGCACTACGCCGTTACCGGCTTTGTTGACCCCACACAGGCTTTAGAGCCAGCAAGGCTGTGAACGGCCTAGGGAAGAAGGTGTTGTTCACAGTGCGTCTTTTCAGAGCCGGACAGGTTTCTTTGAAGTGCCCCGCGGCAGGTGGTGCAGGAAACTGTCTCGGAAggacagaaaaaaaaaaggggacGTTAGGTCGAAATAGGGCGCAGCAAAAGGGCCTGTCATGGCGAGAGAGAA
This window encodes:
- the POT1 gene encoding 3-ketoacyl-CoA thiolase with broad chain length specificity (COG:I; EggNog:ENOG503NUEC), whose protein sequence is MGALDRLSQLGNQISGGASAGGKAKLLEKNPDDIVVTAALRTAITRGGKGSFKDTAAADLMAGALKSIIERSKINPALVEDIVVGTVLAPGGGATEMRAAALVAGFPDSTAVHTLNRQCSSGLQACVDIANAIRSGQIEVGIGAGVESMSTQYGPGAVTEFSELLESHPEAANCKVPMGVLSEQMAKAKGVTRAVQDQFAAASFQKAVKAQKAGLFKEEIAPLKVKYEDPKSGETKEIVVDKDDGIREGVTVESLGKIRAAFAKDGSIHAGNASQVSDGAAAVLLMKRSTAEKLGQTILGKYVNASIVGVPPLLMGLGPWKAIPKVFELTGITKEDVDIFEINEAFASQCLFCANELGIPAEKINPKGGAIAFGHPLGCTGARQVSTLLYELKRTNQKIGVTSMCIGTGMGMAAVWVAE